Proteins encoded in a region of the Streptomyces violaceoruber genome:
- a CDS encoding metallophosphoesterase family protein: MVSDVHGNARDLARAGDGADALICLGDLVLFLDYADHSRGIFPDLFGVANADRIVALRTARRFEEAREFGRRLWAEAGGEPRELIERAVRKQYAELFAAFPTPTYATYGNVDVPPLWPEYAGPGTTVLDGERVEIGGRVFGFVGGGLRTPMNTPYEISDEEYAAKIEAVGEVDVLCTHIPPEVPELVYDTVARRFERGSRALLDAIRRTRPRYALFGHVHQPLVRRMRVGATECVNVGHFASSGRPWALEW, from the coding sequence GTGGTCAGCGACGTCCACGGCAATGCCCGCGACCTGGCCCGGGCCGGCGACGGCGCCGACGCCCTGATCTGCCTCGGGGACCTGGTCCTCTTCCTCGACTACGCCGACCACTCGCGCGGCATCTTCCCCGACCTGTTCGGCGTCGCGAACGCCGACCGCATCGTCGCGCTGCGCACCGCCCGCCGCTTCGAGGAGGCGCGGGAGTTCGGCAGGCGGCTGTGGGCGGAGGCCGGCGGGGAGCCGCGCGAGCTGATCGAGCGGGCGGTGCGCAAGCAGTACGCCGAGCTGTTCGCCGCCTTCCCCACCCCGACGTACGCCACCTACGGCAACGTCGACGTGCCCCCGCTGTGGCCCGAGTACGCCGGGCCCGGCACCACCGTGCTCGACGGGGAGCGGGTGGAGATCGGCGGCCGCGTCTTCGGGTTCGTCGGCGGCGGCCTGCGGACCCCGATGAACACGCCGTACGAGATCAGCGACGAGGAGTACGCCGCGAAGATCGAGGCCGTCGGCGAGGTGGACGTGCTGTGCACCCACATCCCGCCCGAGGTGCCGGAACTGGTCTACGACACGGTCGCCCGGCGCTTCGAGCGGGGCAGCCGCGCGCTGCTGGACGCCATCCGCCGCACCCGCCCGCGCTACGCCCTGTTCGGGCACGTCCACCAGCCGCTGGTACGGCGGATGCGCGTCGGGGCGACCGAATGCGTGAACGTCGGCCACTTCGCGTCGAGCGGGCGGCCGTGGGCGCTGGAGTGGTGA
- a CDS encoding SRPBCC family protein, protein MAEHTSSSITIEAAPADVMAVIADFARYPDWTGEVKEAQVLATDEQGRAEQVRLVMDAGAIKDDQTLGYTWTGEHEVSWTLVKSQMLRSLDGSYLLRPAGTGTEVTYRLTVDVKIPMLGMIKRKAEKVIIDRALAGLKKRVESK, encoded by the coding sequence ATGGCGGAACACACCAGCTCGAGCATCACCATCGAGGCGGCACCGGCCGACGTGATGGCGGTGATCGCCGACTTCGCCCGCTACCCGGACTGGACCGGCGAGGTGAAGGAGGCGCAGGTCCTCGCGACCGACGAACAGGGGCGTGCCGAGCAGGTCCGGCTCGTCATGGACGCCGGAGCGATCAAGGACGACCAGACGCTGGGGTACACCTGGACCGGTGAGCACGAGGTGTCCTGGACGCTGGTGAAGTCCCAGATGCTGCGCTCCCTCGACGGCTCCTACCTGCTCCGCCCGGCGGGCACCGGCACGGAGGTCACCTACCGGCTCACGGTGGACGTCAAGATCCCGATGCTCGGCATGATCAAGCGCAAGGCGGAGAAGGTCATCATCGACCGGGCCCTGGCAGGCCTGAAGAAGCGGGTCGAGTCGAAGTAA
- a CDS encoding ArsA family ATPase, producing MRTLLITGPGGTGRTTVAAATALTAARQGTRTLVLGTDRDDTLGAALGVRTGPAPTSVEPGLTAWRPDAAQGFRDALAALQDRAASALDLLGAARLDPEELTPLPGADDLALLRALREAALAEAHDLLVVDLPPAPRALALLAAPEELRRALRRLLPPERQAARALRPVLGRLAGVPMPTEALYEAAARWDLELAAAESVLADRNTVVRLVAEPGPAGADAVRTTTLGLALRGLRTDLLVANRVLPEDTPADSWLSGPLAQQRKTLEEWRGAYDVRAVAHLGHDPRGTDDLAALAVPGVNPDASPVEWPVTDRLAEDGVLVWHIPLPGAVREELDLVRRGDELAVAAGPFRRTVPLPSALRRCTVDGAALRDGTLAVRFAPDPELWPRGR from the coding sequence ATGCGCACCCTCCTGATCACGGGCCCCGGCGGCACCGGCCGTACCACCGTCGCCGCCGCCACCGCGCTCACCGCGGCCCGGCAGGGCACCCGCACCCTCGTCCTCGGAACCGACCGCGACGACACCCTCGGCGCCGCACTCGGCGTGCGCACCGGCCCGGCCCCGACCTCCGTCGAACCCGGCCTCACCGCTTGGCGCCCCGACGCCGCCCAGGGCTTCCGGGACGCCCTCGCCGCCCTCCAGGACCGCGCCGCCTCCGCGCTCGACCTCCTCGGCGCCGCCCGCCTCGACCCCGAGGAACTCACCCCGCTGCCCGGGGCCGACGACCTCGCCCTGCTGCGTGCTCTGCGCGAGGCCGCCCTCGCCGAGGCGCACGACCTCCTCGTCGTCGACCTGCCGCCCGCCCCGCGCGCCCTCGCCCTGCTCGCCGCCCCCGAGGAACTGCGCCGCGCCCTGCGCCGCCTGCTCCCGCCCGAGCGGCAGGCCGCCCGCGCCCTGCGCCCGGTCCTCGGCCGGCTCGCCGGCGTCCCCATGCCGACCGAGGCGCTGTACGAGGCCGCCGCCCGCTGGGACCTGGAACTCGCCGCCGCCGAATCCGTCCTGGCCGACCGGAACACCGTGGTACGGCTGGTCGCCGAGCCCGGACCCGCCGGAGCCGACGCCGTCCGCACCACCACCCTCGGCCTGGCCCTGCGCGGACTGCGCACCGACCTGCTCGTCGCCAACCGCGTGCTGCCCGAGGACACCCCGGCGGACAGCTGGCTCAGCGGCCCCCTCGCCCAGCAGCGCAAGACCCTGGAGGAGTGGCGGGGGGCGTACGACGTCCGCGCCGTGGCCCATCTCGGCCACGACCCGCGCGGCACGGACGACCTCGCGGCCCTCGCCGTGCCGGGCGTCAACCCGGACGCCTCCCCGGTCGAGTGGCCCGTCACCGACCGGCTGGCCGAGGACGGCGTGCTGGTCTGGCACATCCCGCTGCCCGGCGCCGTACGCGAGGAGCTCGACCTGGTCCGCCGCGGCGACGAACTGGCCGTCGCCGCCGGGCCGTTCCGCCGCACCGTCCCGCTGCCGTCGGCGCTGCGCCGCTGCACCGTAGACGGGGCCGCCCTGCGCGACGGCACGCTCGCCGTCCGGTTCGCGCCCGACCCGGAACTGTGGCCGCGGGGGCGATGA
- a CDS encoding carbon catabolit repression protein codes for MSEELPPSEAPRPDEADAVDETRATDETRATGETRATGETRGAAQEPGASDADAWATACAEDLEAEKARRRAAYGPPPGSAAEELRRLVDTVADKLSGLQSPLLGQVAGPAAQQVVRQVVQQAKAAVEPVIERNPDLFDHLAAAGGELLAAYRSAVQNQERRWTTGDTAPKDPSDPRDLDERGTDGRDEGDGGTGPGQRIDLD; via the coding sequence ATGAGCGAAGAGCTCCCCCCGTCCGAGGCCCCCCGCCCCGACGAGGCCGACGCGGTCGACGAGACGCGAGCGACCGACGAGACGCGAGCGACCGGCGAGACGCGAGCGACCGGCGAGACGCGCGGGGCGGCACAGGAGCCGGGTGCGAGCGACGCCGACGCCTGGGCGACCGCGTGCGCCGAGGACCTGGAGGCCGAGAAGGCCCGCCGCCGGGCCGCGTACGGGCCTCCGCCCGGCTCGGCCGCCGAGGAGCTGCGCCGGCTCGTCGACACCGTCGCGGACAAGCTGTCCGGTCTCCAGTCCCCCCTGCTCGGCCAGGTCGCCGGACCCGCCGCCCAGCAGGTGGTCCGGCAGGTCGTCCAGCAGGCCAAGGCCGCCGTCGAACCGGTCATCGAGCGCAACCCGGACCTGTTCGACCACCTCGCCGCCGCCGGTGGTGAACTGCTCGCCGCCTACCGCTCCGCCGTCCAGAACCAGGAACGCCGCTGGACCACCGGGGACACCGCGCCCAAGGACCCGAGCGACCCACGTGACCTGGACGAACGCGGCACCGACGGCCGCGACGAGGGCGACGGAGGCACCGGCCCGGGGCAGCGCATCGACCTGGACTGA
- a CDS encoding ROK family glucokinase, whose protein sequence is MGLTIGVDIGGTKIAAGVVDEEGNILSTHKVPTPTTPEAIVDAIASAVEGARVGHEIVAVGIGAAGYVNRQRSTVYFAPNIDWRQEPLKEKVEARVGLPVVVENDANAAAWGEYKFGGGKGHRNVICITLGTGLGGGIIIGNKLRRGHFGVAAEFGHIRMVPDGLLCGCGSQGCWEQYASGRALVRYAKQRANATPERAEVLLALGDGTPDGIEGKHISVAARQGCPVAVDSYRELARWAGAGLADLASLFDPSAFIVGGGLSDEGDLVLDPIRKSYKRWLVGGNWRPVADVIAAQLGNKAGLVGAADLAREPDPIM, encoded by the coding sequence ATGGGACTCACCATCGGCGTCGACATCGGCGGCACGAAGATCGCGGCCGGCGTGGTCGACGAGGAAGGCAACATCCTCTCGACCCACAAGGTGCCGACCCCCACCACACCCGAGGCCATCGTGGACGCCATCGCCTCCGCGGTCGAGGGCGCGCGAGTGGGGCACGAGATCGTCGCAGTGGGCATCGGCGCCGCCGGATACGTCAACCGCCAGCGCTCCACGGTCTACTTCGCGCCCAACATCGACTGGCGCCAGGAGCCGCTCAAGGAGAAGGTCGAGGCCCGCGTCGGCCTCCCGGTCGTCGTGGAGAACGACGCCAACGCCGCGGCCTGGGGCGAGTACAAGTTCGGCGGCGGCAAGGGCCACCGCAACGTCATCTGCATCACCCTGGGCACCGGCCTCGGCGGCGGCATCATCATCGGCAACAAGCTGCGCCGCGGCCACTTCGGCGTGGCCGCGGAGTTCGGCCACATCCGCATGGTGCCGGACGGCCTGCTGTGCGGCTGCGGCTCGCAGGGCTGCTGGGAGCAGTACGCGTCGGGGCGGGCGCTGGTGAGGTACGCCAAGCAGCGCGCCAACGCCACCCCCGAGCGCGCCGAGGTGCTGCTCGCCCTCGGCGACGGCACCCCCGACGGCATCGAGGGCAAGCACATCTCGGTCGCCGCCCGCCAGGGCTGCCCGGTCGCCGTCGACTCCTACCGGGAGCTGGCCCGCTGGGCCGGGGCCGGTCTCGCCGACCTGGCCTCGCTCTTCGACCCGTCCGCCTTCATCGTCGGCGGCGGCCTCTCGGACGAGGGCGACCTGGTCCTCGACCCGATCCGCAAGTCCTACAAGCGCTGGCTGGTCGGCGGCAACTGGCGCCCGGTCGCCGACGTGATCGCCGCCCAACTCGGCAACAAGGCCGGCCTGGTCGGCGCCGCCGACCTGGCGAGAGAACCCGACCCGATCATGTGA
- a CDS encoding endonuclease/exonuclease/phosphatase family protein: MATSLPALPNSRTEPDGSAVIRVLSYNIRSLRDDTDALARVIKACAPDLVLLQEAPRFFRWRKKITRLAAAGDLVLLSGGGTAAGPALLCSLRATVERTEDVLLPLTPGRHRRGMAAAVVRIGGARIGVLSSHLSLDADERHEQAGLLLDHLAALGVKHAVAGGDLNERPGGRTFRRLGEGLRDCWTAAPWGGEYTFPATAPDRRIDAVFVTEGIEVLGCGVPSGLAGVAEDDLRAATDHLPVLTALRVPATA, from the coding sequence ATGGCAACATCCCTCCCGGCGCTCCCCAACTCCCGCACGGAACCCGACGGTTCCGCGGTCATCCGCGTCCTGAGCTACAACATCCGCTCACTGCGCGACGACACCGACGCCCTCGCCCGCGTCATCAAGGCCTGCGCGCCCGACCTGGTCCTCCTCCAGGAGGCCCCCCGCTTCTTCCGCTGGCGCAAGAAGATCACCCGGCTCGCCGCCGCCGGCGATCTGGTCCTGCTCTCCGGCGGCGGAACCGCCGCCGGCCCCGCGCTGCTCTGCTCCCTGCGGGCCACCGTGGAGCGCACCGAGGACGTGCTGCTCCCGCTCACCCCCGGCCGGCACCGCCGGGGCATGGCCGCCGCCGTGGTCCGGATCGGCGGCGCCCGCATCGGCGTACTCAGCTCCCACCTGTCCCTGGACGCGGACGAGCGCCACGAACAGGCCGGGCTGCTCCTCGACCACCTGGCCGCCCTCGGCGTGAAGCACGCCGTGGCGGGCGGCGACCTGAACGAGCGCCCCGGCGGCCGCACCTTCCGGCGGCTCGGCGAAGGGCTGCGCGACTGCTGGACCGCCGCGCCCTGGGGCGGCGAGTACACCTTCCCCGCGACCGCCCCGGACCGCCGGATCGACGCGGTCTTCGTCACCGAGGGCATCGAGGTGCTGGGCTGCGGAGTGCCGTCGGGACTGGCCGGGGTGGCCGAGGACGACCTGAGGGCGGCCACGGACCACCTTCCGGTCCTGACCGCCCTCCGCGTACCCGCGACCGCCTGA
- a CDS encoding alpha/beta hydrolase: MSVLPGAEPFRHEGGDVGVLLCHGFTGSPQSLRPWARYLAARGLTVSLPLLPGHGTRWQDMQVTGWQDWYAEVDRELRALRERCERVFVAGLSMGGALALRLAAKHGDAVSGVVVVNPANKMHGVAQHALPVLRHLVPATKGIASDIAKPLSTELGYDRVPLHSAHSLRAFFRLADGDLPQVTQPLLLLRSPQDHVVPPADSARILGRVSSTDVTEILLEQSYHVATLDHDADRIFAESVAFIGRLAPGSVGEPESGLGKEGTAAGG; encoded by the coding sequence GTGTCGGTCCTGCCCGGAGCCGAGCCGTTCCGCCACGAGGGCGGTGACGTCGGCGTCCTCCTCTGTCACGGTTTCACCGGTTCCCCGCAGTCGCTGCGCCCCTGGGCCCGGTACCTTGCCGCGCGCGGCCTGACCGTGTCGCTGCCGCTGCTGCCCGGGCACGGCACGCGCTGGCAGGACATGCAGGTCACCGGCTGGCAGGACTGGTACGCGGAGGTGGACCGCGAGCTGCGTGCCCTGCGCGAGCGCTGCGAGCGCGTCTTCGTGGCCGGTCTGTCCATGGGCGGCGCGCTGGCACTGCGGCTGGCCGCCAAGCACGGGGACGCGGTGTCGGGCGTCGTCGTCGTCAACCCGGCGAACAAGATGCACGGCGTCGCCCAGCACGCCCTTCCGGTCCTGCGCCACCTGGTGCCCGCGACGAAGGGCATCGCCAGCGACATCGCCAAGCCGCTCAGCACGGAGCTGGGGTACGACCGGGTGCCGCTGCACTCGGCGCACTCGCTGCGCGCCTTCTTCCGGCTGGCCGACGGCGACCTGCCGCAGGTGACCCAGCCGCTGCTGCTGCTGCGCAGTCCGCAGGACCACGTGGTGCCGCCGGCCGACTCGGCGCGGATCCTGGGCCGGGTGTCGTCGACGGACGTGACGGAGATCCTGCTGGAACAGAGCTACCACGTGGCGACGTTGGACCACGATGCGGACCGGATCTTCGCTGAGAGCGTCGCGTTCATCGGCCGGCTCGCGCCCGGTTCCGTCGGGGAACCGGAGTCCGGTCTCGGCAAGGAAGGGACGGCCGCAGGTGGCTGA
- a CDS encoding lysophospholipid acyltransferase family protein, protein MKVTVGGSLKLAFRPWVEGLEHIPADGPAILASNHLSFSDSFFLPAVLDRKVTFIAKAEYFNTPGVKGRLTAAFFKGVGQLPVDRSGARGAGEAAIKSGIEVLERGELFGIYPEGTRSPDGRLYRGKPGGLARVALATGAPVVPVAMIDTEKIQPPGQVMPKLMRPGIRIGKPLDFSRYQGMEHDRFVLRAVTDEVMYEIMKLSGQEYVDMYATAMKRQLAEAAKAEKAAKAEKAAKAEKAAKNDKAAKNDKAAKAGTDRAGT, encoded by the coding sequence ATGAAGGTCACCGTCGGGGGGTCGCTGAAGCTCGCCTTCCGGCCCTGGGTGGAGGGCCTGGAGCACATCCCGGCCGACGGACCCGCCATCCTGGCGAGCAACCACCTGTCGTTCTCCGACTCGTTCTTCCTGCCGGCCGTCCTCGACCGCAAGGTGACCTTCATCGCCAAGGCCGAGTACTTCAACACCCCCGGGGTCAAGGGCCGGCTGACCGCCGCCTTCTTCAAGGGCGTGGGCCAGCTCCCGGTGGACCGCTCCGGCGCGCGCGGTGCGGGGGAGGCCGCCATCAAGAGCGGCATAGAGGTCCTGGAGCGCGGCGAGCTGTTCGGGATCTACCCCGAGGGCACCCGCTCCCCGGACGGGCGCCTCTACCGCGGCAAGCCGGGCGGGCTGGCCCGCGTGGCCCTCGCCACCGGGGCGCCCGTCGTCCCGGTCGCCATGATCGACACCGAGAAGATCCAGCCGCCCGGCCAGGTGATGCCGAAGCTGATGCGGCCCGGCATCCGCATCGGCAAGCCGCTGGACTTCTCCCGCTACCAGGGCATGGAGCACGACCGCTTCGTACTCCGCGCGGTGACCGACGAGGTCATGTACGAGATCATGAAGCTCTCCGGCCAGGAGTACGTCGACATGTACGCGACCGCCATGAAGCGGCAGCTCGCGGAGGCGGCGAAGGCCGAGAAGGCGGCGAAGGCCGAGAAGGCGGCGAAGGCCGAGAAGGCGGCCAAGAACGACAAGGCGGCCAAGAACGACAAGGCGGCGAAGGCCGGGACGGACCGGGCCGGCACGTAG
- the macS gene encoding MacS family sensor histidine kinase, translating into MARRERVMRMSVEQPLWRALAGYRVLTMLYAIGFFATAYSGFARPWLAVAYYAVLFVWTLATLPKLANAASCTKRFLTADLTIALAGILLTPFADAHQRVADGGPTLPSIWTAGSVLAFAVKGGWRWAAVASTLVAVANLVERGTPARDTVHNVILVWVASIAIGYVVEVARASERTLARALEIEAATRERERLARDIHDSVLQVLAMVQRRGAVIGGEAAELGRLAGEQEVALRTLVSGGLVPVSRVSEDAADGALVRVVEEREGTDPDGPVDLRALLAPYAGSLVNLADPGAPVLLAPGAARELAAAVGAALDNVREHVGERARAWILVEDEPDEVIVTVRDEGPGIPPGRLAEAEGEGRLGVALSIRGRLRDLGGTAELISVPGQGTEVELKAPKKNAGTTARGKAADHE; encoded by the coding sequence ATGGCCAGGCGCGAGAGAGTCATGAGGATGTCGGTCGAGCAGCCGCTGTGGCGCGCGCTCGCCGGCTACCGCGTGCTCACCATGCTGTACGCGATCGGCTTCTTCGCCACCGCCTACTCCGGCTTCGCCCGCCCCTGGCTCGCCGTCGCCTACTACGCGGTCCTCTTCGTGTGGACCCTGGCCACCCTCCCCAAGCTCGCCAACGCGGCGAGCTGCACCAAGCGCTTCCTCACCGCCGACCTCACCATCGCGCTGGCCGGCATCCTGCTCACACCCTTCGCCGACGCCCACCAACGCGTCGCGGACGGCGGCCCGACCCTGCCGTCGATATGGACCGCCGGGTCCGTGCTGGCCTTCGCCGTCAAGGGCGGCTGGCGCTGGGCGGCCGTCGCCTCCACCCTCGTCGCCGTCGCCAACCTCGTCGAACGCGGCACCCCGGCCCGCGACACCGTCCACAACGTCATCCTCGTCTGGGTCGCCTCCATCGCCATCGGCTACGTCGTCGAGGTCGCCCGCGCCTCCGAGCGCACCCTCGCCCGCGCCCTGGAGATCGAGGCGGCGACCAGGGAACGCGAGCGGCTGGCCCGGGACATCCACGACAGCGTCCTCCAGGTGCTGGCGATGGTGCAGCGCCGGGGCGCCGTCATCGGCGGCGAGGCGGCCGAGCTGGGCCGGCTGGCCGGTGAGCAGGAGGTGGCCCTGCGCACCCTGGTCTCCGGCGGCCTGGTGCCCGTCTCCCGGGTCTCCGAGGACGCCGCCGACGGCGCGCTCGTACGGGTGGTCGAGGAACGGGAGGGGACGGACCCGGACGGTCCCGTCGACCTGCGTGCCCTGCTCGCCCCGTACGCCGGCTCCCTGGTGAACCTCGCCGATCCGGGCGCCCCGGTCCTCCTGGCTCCGGGTGCCGCGCGGGAACTGGCCGCCGCCGTGGGCGCCGCGCTGGACAATGTCCGCGAGCACGTCGGCGAGCGGGCCCGCGCCTGGATCCTGGTCGAGGACGAACCGGACGAGGTGATCGTCACCGTCCGCGACGAGGGGCCGGGCATCCCGCCGGGGCGGCTCGCCGAGGCCGAGGGCGAGGGACGGCTCGGCGTGGCCCTGTCGATCCGCGGGCGGCTGCGCGACCTCGGCGGCACGGCCGAGCTGATCTCGGTGCCCGGACAGGGCACGGAGGTCGAACTGAAGGCACCGAAGAAGAACGCCGGTACCACCGCGCGGGGGAAGGCAGCGGACCATGAGTGA
- a CDS encoding response regulator, protein MSERHDPERHDPERRDPGRRDPIKVMVVDDHPMWRDAVARDLAESGFDVVATASDGDQAVRRARAAAPDVLVLDLNLPGRPGVQVCKEAVGTDPKLRVLVLSASGEHADVLEAVKSGATGYLLKSASTEELRDAVRRTAAGDPVFTPGLAGLVLGEYRRLASEPAPAAGSDDPGAPRLTDRETEVLRLVAKGLSYKQIAERLVISHRTVQNHVQNTLGKLQLHNRVELVRYAIERGLDDA, encoded by the coding sequence ATGAGTGAACGACACGACCCCGAACGACACGACCCCGAGCGGCGGGACCCCGGCCGCCGGGACCCGATCAAGGTCATGGTGGTCGACGACCACCCGATGTGGCGCGACGCGGTCGCCCGGGACCTCGCCGAGTCCGGCTTCGACGTGGTCGCCACCGCGAGCGACGGCGACCAGGCGGTGCGCCGCGCCCGGGCCGCCGCCCCCGACGTCCTCGTCCTCGACCTCAACCTGCCCGGCAGGCCGGGCGTCCAGGTCTGCAAGGAGGCCGTCGGCACCGACCCGAAGCTGCGCGTGCTCGTGCTCTCGGCGAGCGGGGAGCACGCCGACGTACTGGAGGCGGTCAAGTCCGGCGCGACCGGATACCTGCTGAAGTCCGCCTCCACCGAGGAACTGAGGGACGCGGTGCGCCGCACGGCCGCGGGCGACCCGGTCTTCACCCCCGGGCTCGCCGGGCTGGTCCTCGGGGAGTACCGCCGCCTGGCCTCCGAACCGGCCCCCGCCGCGGGCTCCGACGACCCCGGCGCGCCCCGGCTCACCGACCGGGAGACCGAGGTGCTGCGCCTGGTCGCCAAGGGCCTGAGCTACAAGCAGATCGCCGAACGCCTCGTCATCTCCCACCGCACCGTGCAGAACCACGTCCAGAACACCCTCGGCAAGCTCCAGCTGCACAACCGGGTGGAGCTGGTGCGGTACGCGATCGAACGGGGTCTGGACGACGCCTGA
- a CDS encoding 6-phosphofructokinase, protein MKVGVLTGGGDCPGLNAVIRAVVRKGVQEYGYDFTGFRDGWRGPLEGDTVPLDIPAVRGILPRGGTVLGSSRTNPLKQRDGIRRIKDNLAALGVEALITIGGEDTLGVATRLADEYGVPCVGVPKTIDNDLSATDYTFGFDTAVGIATEAIDRLHTTAESHMRVLVVEVMGRHAGWIALHSGLAGGANVILIPEQRFDVEQVCSWVTSRFRASYAPIVVVAEGAMPRDGDMVLKDESLDSYGHVRLSGVGEWLAKQIEKRTGNEARTTVLGHVQRGGTPSAFDRWLATRFGLHAVDCVHDGDFGKMVALRGTDIVRVPIAEATARLKTVDPALYEEVGVFFG, encoded by the coding sequence ATGAAGGTCGGAGTACTGACCGGAGGCGGCGACTGCCCCGGGCTCAACGCCGTCATCCGGGCCGTCGTCCGCAAGGGCGTCCAGGAGTACGGCTACGACTTCACCGGTTTCCGGGACGGCTGGCGCGGCCCCCTGGAGGGCGACACCGTCCCGCTCGACATCCCGGCCGTCCGCGGCATCCTGCCCCGCGGCGGCACCGTCCTCGGCTCCTCCCGCACCAACCCGCTCAAGCAGCGGGACGGCATCCGGCGCATCAAGGACAACCTCGCCGCACTCGGCGTCGAGGCCCTCATCACCATCGGCGGCGAGGACACCCTCGGCGTCGCCACCCGCCTCGCCGACGAGTACGGCGTGCCCTGCGTCGGCGTCCCCAAGACCATCGACAACGACCTGTCCGCCACCGACTACACCTTCGGTTTCGACACCGCCGTCGGCATCGCCACCGAGGCCATCGACCGGCTGCACACCACCGCCGAGTCCCACATGCGCGTCCTGGTCGTCGAGGTCATGGGCCGGCACGCCGGCTGGATCGCCCTCCACTCGGGCCTGGCCGGCGGCGCCAACGTCATCCTCATCCCCGAGCAGCGCTTCGACGTCGAGCAGGTGTGCTCCTGGGTGACCTCCCGGTTCCGGGCCTCCTACGCCCCGATCGTGGTCGTCGCCGAGGGCGCGATGCCGCGCGACGGCGACATGGTGCTCAAGGACGAGTCGCTGGACTCCTACGGGCACGTCCGGCTGTCCGGGGTCGGCGAATGGCTGGCCAAGCAGATCGAGAAGCGCACCGGCAACGAGGCCCGCACCACCGTCCTCGGCCACGTCCAGCGCGGCGGCACGCCCAGCGCCTTCGACCGCTGGCTCGCCACCCGCTTCGGACTGCACGCCGTCGACTGCGTGCACGACGGGGACTTCGGCAAGATGGTCGCCCTGCGCGGCACGGACATCGTCCGCGTCCCGATCGCCGAGGCCACGGCCCGGCTGAAGACCGTCGACCCGGCGCTGTACGAGGAGGTCGGCGTGTTCTTCGGCTGA
- a CDS encoding 2-hydroxyacid dehydrogenase has translation MEILAFGVQADEKPLIERAFRDHEDVRCLDVFLNEDTAPIAAGHEIVSTSVNADLGAAVLEILAAGGTRMVAQRSTGFNNVDLDTADRLGMTVARVSYYSPHSVAEFAWALAMAVNRRIVRASIRTRDFDFRLDGLMGRDLHGRTAGVLGTGKIGEAFARIAHGFGMRLLGWDVAENPACAELGMRYVAKDELLARSDLITLHVPLMAETRHLIDATALKAMRDDAILINSSRGGLIDTAALVGELRAGRFAGVGLDVYEAEAGLFFLDKSLEAVEDDTLARLVTFPNVLVTSHQAYYTEDAVGQIVGTTVRNVLDYREGRRSENVLVPRS, from the coding sequence ATGGAGATCCTTGCCTTCGGCGTCCAGGCCGACGAGAAGCCCCTGATCGAGCGGGCCTTCCGCGACCACGAGGACGTCCGCTGCCTGGACGTCTTCCTCAACGAGGACACCGCCCCCATCGCGGCCGGCCACGAGATCGTCTCCACGTCCGTCAACGCCGACCTCGGCGCGGCCGTTCTGGAGATCCTCGCGGCCGGCGGCACCCGGATGGTGGCCCAGCGCTCCACCGGCTTCAACAACGTCGACCTGGACACCGCCGACCGGCTCGGCATGACCGTCGCCCGGGTGTCGTACTACTCGCCCCACTCGGTCGCCGAGTTCGCCTGGGCCCTCGCCATGGCCGTCAACCGGCGGATCGTGCGCGCCTCCATCCGCACCCGCGACTTCGACTTCCGGCTCGACGGACTGATGGGCCGGGACCTGCACGGCCGCACCGCCGGCGTCCTCGGCACCGGCAAGATCGGCGAGGCCTTCGCCCGGATCGCCCACGGCTTCGGCATGCGGCTGCTCGGCTGGGACGTCGCCGAGAACCCGGCCTGCGCCGAACTGGGCATGCGCTACGTCGCCAAGGACGAGCTGCTGGCCCGCTCCGACCTGATCACCCTGCACGTCCCGCTGATGGCCGAGACCCGGCACCTGATCGACGCGACCGCCCTGAAGGCGATGCGCGACGACGCCATCCTGATCAATTCCAGCCGCGGCGGCCTGATCGACACCGCGGCCCTCGTCGGCGAACTGCGCGCGGGCCGCTTCGCCGGCGTCGGCCTGGACGTGTACGAGGCGGAGGCGGGCCTGTTCTTCCTCGACAAGTCCCTGGAGGCCGTCGAGGACGACACCCTGGCCCGCCTCGTCACCTTCCCGAACGTCCTGGTCACCTCGCACCAGGCCTACTACACCGAGGACGCCGTCGGCCAGATCGTCGGCACGACGGTGCGCAACGTCCTCGACTACCGGGAGGGCCGCCGCTCGGAGAACGTGCTCGTACCGCGCAGCTGA